A window from Enterocloster bolteae encodes these proteins:
- the cpaB gene encoding Flp pilus assembly protein CpaB yields MKLLKNRTVLGILCIVLSLAICFLATPLFNQAISEKTDIVRVQKAIKAGDEITKDKVQMVEVGGYNLPENVMKDLGSVVGAYATADLLPGDYVLYSKISVQPPGADTYLYQLDGTKQAISVTVKSFAAGVSGKLRSGDIVSILAPDYRKMGETVIPQELQYVQVIAVTASTGVDANTAGGDKEKEKSLPATLTLLATPIQCKVLAELETEGNLHAALVYRGKAETAGQFIVAQEQLLERLYPPEEATEGGEGGTETQDRKDTEGEENVETEEMEEQNA; encoded by the coding sequence ATGAAACTGCTTAAGAACAGGACTGTCCTTGGCATTCTCTGTATTGTATTATCGCTGGCCATCTGCTTCCTGGCCACCCCTTTATTTAATCAGGCAATTTCGGAAAAAACGGATATCGTGCGTGTCCAGAAAGCCATCAAGGCTGGGGATGAGATCACAAAAGATAAGGTTCAGATGGTGGAGGTAGGTGGATATAACCTTCCCGAAAATGTAATGAAGGATTTAGGAAGTGTCGTAGGGGCCTATGCCACAGCCGATCTTCTGCCAGGCGACTATGTTCTTTATTCCAAGATTTCGGTCCAGCCCCCAGGTGCAGATACCTACCTGTATCAGCTGGATGGAACGAAACAGGCCATATCCGTGACCGTCAAATCCTTTGCTGCGGGGGTATCCGGCAAGCTGCGAAGCGGTGATATCGTGTCCATCCTTGCACCGGATTACCGAAAGATGGGAGAAACCGTTATACCACAGGAGCTGCAGTATGTCCAGGTCATCGCAGTGACCGCCAGCACCGGTGTGGACGCCAATACAGCGGGCGGAGACAAGGAGAAGGAGAAATCCCTTCCGGCGACTCTGACATTACTGGCTACCCCCATTCAGTGTAAGGTCCTGGCAGAGCTTGAGACAGAGGGAAATCTGCATGCGGCCCTTGTATACCGGGGGAAGGCTGAGACAGCCGGGCAATTCATTGTAGCGCAGGAGCAGTTACTGGAACGTTTATATCCTCCGGAGGAAGCCACAGAAGGAGGGGAAGGAGGAACAGAAACACAGGACAGAAAAGATACAGAAGGGGAAGAAAACGTAGAAACAGAAGAAATGGAGGAACAAAATGCTTAA
- a CDS encoding ATPase AAA, with translation MLNIKKHSIFSREEKGNCQEYQDRGGVLAVWGSPGSGKTTVAVKLAKYLADRKRNVSLLLCDMTAPMLPCICPPGDLEFEHSLGSVLAATHVTQNLVRQNCVVHKHQDYLMILGMQKGENEYTYPPHSASQATELIDCLRELTPYVIIDCSSYIVNDILSAIALMEADSVLRLVGCDLKSISYLSSQLPLLQDHEWDADKQYRVASNIRPNEASEHVERVLGNVTFRIPHSAEVEEQILAGNLFKELSLKDSRGFRKEIERIVREVFGC, from the coding sequence ATGCTTAATATCAAGAAGCACAGCATTTTTTCCAGAGAAGAAAAGGGGAACTGTCAGGAATACCAGGACAGGGGAGGCGTACTGGCAGTGTGGGGCAGTCCTGGAAGCGGAAAGACAACGGTGGCCGTGAAACTGGCAAAATACCTGGCGGACCGTAAGAGGAATGTGTCTCTCCTGTTATGTGACATGACCGCTCCCATGCTGCCCTGCATCTGTCCGCCGGGGGATCTGGAGTTCGAACATTCACTGGGAAGTGTTCTGGCCGCGACTCATGTGACGCAGAACCTGGTGCGTCAGAACTGCGTGGTGCACAAACATCAGGACTATCTCATGATACTGGGCATGCAGAAAGGGGAGAATGAGTATACCTATCCGCCCCATAGTGCCAGCCAGGCCACAGAACTGATTGACTGTCTGCGGGAACTGACCCCCTATGTTATCATTGACTGCAGCAGCTATATTGTCAATGATATTCTGTCCGCAATCGCGCTCATGGAGGCGGATTCGGTCCTGCGTCTGGTTGGGTGTGATCTTAAGTCCATCAGCTACCTGTCCAGTCAGCTCCCACTCCTTCAGGACCATGAATGGGATGCGGATAAACAGTACCGGGTAGCCAGCAATATCCGGCCAAATGAGGCCAGTGAACATGTGGAACGGGTATTAGGAAATGTAACATTCCGGATTCCCCACTCAGCCGAAGTGGAGGAACAGATTCTGGCCGGGAACCTGTTCAAGGAGCTGTCTTTAAAGGACAGCCGGGGATTCCGCAAGGAAATAGAACGGATTGTCAGGGAGGTGTTTGGATGTTAG
- a CDS encoding type II/IV secretion system ATPase subunit — MLGEKRGESLFFQAEKAAEPKIVEMGPQTVERGIQAVEFHQPDHSGISATGTLHHPQKESKRPEMPTDRKNGGVEVQEEEWEDDTTVGFVPGNGGPRNQGLFFSAREGREFAQVLQEVQEYVSSKYATLLTGHGDADVKAQIKRYITKYIQDYRIAVQGMTMVQLVDGLYTEMAEFSFLTKYIFGTGIEEVDVNGWNDIEVQYSDGRNEKLEEHFDSPEHAINVIRRMLHVSGMVLDNASPAVLGHLSKNIRIAVLKTPLVDEDVGICASIRIVNPQSMTQADFVKGGTATGEMLDFLAECIRYGISVCVAGATSSGKTTLAGWILTTVPDSKRIFTIENGSRELDLVRVKEGKVMNRVIHTLTRDSENEKQTVDQDDLLDMALRFNPDIVCVGEMRSSEAYSAQEAARTGHTVLTTIHSNSCESTYRRMVTLCKRKYDISDETLMSLVTEAFPIIVFSKQLEDRKRKVMEIMECEILPDGNRNYRTLYHYNIVENRLDGDRFIIHGGHERVQGISESLKKRFLENGMPKEQLVRWEGEGA, encoded by the coding sequence ATGTTAGGAGAGAAACGGGGGGAGTCACTGTTCTTCCAGGCGGAAAAGGCCGCGGAGCCGAAGATCGTGGAAATGGGGCCGCAGACAGTAGAAAGGGGAATACAGGCCGTGGAGTTTCATCAACCGGACCACAGCGGAATATCTGCCACCGGGACATTGCATCATCCCCAAAAAGAGAGTAAAAGGCCAGAGATGCCGACGGATCGGAAGAATGGTGGAGTGGAAGTACAGGAGGAAGAATGGGAAGATGACACCACTGTAGGATTTGTGCCTGGAAATGGGGGACCCAGGAATCAAGGCCTGTTTTTTTCTGCCAGGGAAGGACGAGAATTCGCTCAGGTGTTACAGGAGGTACAGGAATACGTGTCAAGCAAGTATGCCACCTTGCTGACAGGCCATGGCGACGCGGATGTGAAAGCCCAGATCAAGCGTTATATCACAAAATACATTCAGGATTACCGGATTGCTGTTCAGGGAATGACCATGGTTCAGCTGGTGGATGGACTGTATACTGAGATGGCAGAGTTCTCATTCTTAACCAAGTATATCTTTGGTACCGGCATTGAGGAAGTGGATGTGAACGGCTGGAACGATATTGAGGTACAGTACAGCGATGGAAGAAATGAGAAGCTGGAGGAACATTTTGACAGTCCGGAACATGCCATCAATGTCATCCGGCGCATGCTGCACGTAAGCGGGATGGTCCTCGACAATGCAAGCCCTGCCGTGTTAGGGCATCTATCGAAAAACATTCGTATTGCTGTTCTTAAGACACCACTTGTGGATGAGGATGTAGGAATCTGCGCCAGCATCCGTATTGTCAATCCGCAGAGTATGACCCAGGCGGACTTCGTGAAAGGGGGAACAGCAACCGGAGAGATGCTTGACTTTTTGGCAGAATGCATCCGTTATGGAATCTCCGTGTGTGTGGCAGGGGCTACCAGCTCCGGAAAAACCACATTAGCCGGCTGGATTCTTACCACGGTCCCGGACAGCAAGCGTATCTTTACGATTGAGAACGGTTCAAGGGAGCTGGACCTGGTGCGGGTGAAGGAAGGGAAGGTCATGAACCGTGTCATTCACACGCTGACCAGGGATTCCGAGAATGAGAAACAGACGGTGGACCAGGATGACCTGCTCGACATGGCCCTTCGATTTAATCCGGATATTGTATGTGTAGGTGAGATGCGCAGTTCAGAGGCTTACTCTGCACAGGAGGCAGCCAGGACCGGTCATACTGTGCTTACGACCATCCATTCCAACAGCTGCGAGTCAACCTATCGGAGAATGGTGACACTGTGCAAACGCAAATATGATATCTCAGATGAGACTTTGATGTCCTTAGTAACGGAAGCATTCCCCATCATTGTGTTTTCCAAGCAGTTAGAGGACCGGAAACGTAAGGTAATGGAAATCATGGAATGCGAGATCCTGCCAGACGGCAACCGGAACTACAGAACCTTATACCATTACAACATAGTGGAAAACCGGCTGGATGGAGACCGCTTCATCATCCATGGCGGGCATGAACGGGTACAGGGCATTTCAGAAAGCCTGAAGAAGCGCTTCCTGGAGAATGGAATGCCGAAGGAGCAGCTTGTGCGATGGGAGGGAGAAGGGGCATGA
- a CDS encoding type II secretion system F family protein encodes MNMVNILACTGMVTGFFLILRLTPMEFTDGVFRHFLKSPDSIKSEIQKTQKRKKPSILQREVELCQEVLALTGKGDRISLICAAALGLFMAGGILAVMLGNVFLIPVLATGFLFLPFWYIRLMEHHYKKAVASELETALSIITTAYLRSEDILTAVNENIHYLNPPASSAFQDFLVRLKVINPDMEAALKELRKKIRNDVFEEWVDAIGDCQYDRSLKSTLTPIVNKLSDMRVVNGELENLVFEPRKEFITMVIFVIGNIPLMYALNHDWYQTLMHTLFGQAILAMTAVVIFVSTAAVIRLTKPIEYRR; translated from the coding sequence ATGAATATGGTAAATATACTGGCCTGCACTGGAATGGTGACTGGATTTTTCCTGATTTTGCGGCTGACACCGATGGAATTTACGGATGGGGTATTCCGGCATTTCCTAAAATCGCCGGATAGCATCAAATCAGAGATACAAAAAACGCAGAAAAGAAAAAAGCCATCCATCCTGCAACGGGAGGTAGAACTATGTCAGGAGGTACTGGCCCTAACCGGGAAAGGAGACCGAATCTCCTTAATCTGTGCTGCAGCCCTCGGACTATTTATGGCAGGAGGAATCCTGGCCGTTATGTTGGGAAATGTGTTCCTGATTCCAGTCCTGGCAACCGGCTTCCTGTTCCTTCCCTTCTGGTATATCCGGCTCATGGAACACCATTACAAGAAAGCTGTTGCGTCGGAGCTGGAGACAGCCCTAAGCATCATTACAACCGCCTATCTGCGCAGCGAGGATATTTTGACCGCAGTCAATGAGAATATCCACTACCTGAACCCGCCAGCCAGCAGTGCGTTTCAAGATTTTCTGGTGAGGCTCAAGGTCATTAATCCGGATATGGAGGCGGCGTTGAAGGAGTTACGGAAGAAGATACGCAATGATGTGTTCGAGGAGTGGGTGGATGCAATCGGTGATTGCCAGTATGACCGTTCCCTGAAATCTACGCTCACGCCCATCGTGAATAAGCTGTCCGACATGCGTGTAGTGAATGGAGAGCTGGAAAACCTGGTGTTTGAACCAAGGAAAGAATTCATCACTATGGTAATCTTTGTCATCGGGAACATTCCGCTCATGTATGCCTTGAACCATGACTGGTACCAGACATTAATGCATACCCTGTTCGGACAGGCCATACTGGCTATGACGGCTGTTGTCATTTTTGTGTCTACAGCAGCCGTCATACGTCTTACTAAGCCGATTGAATATAGGAGGTAG
- a CDS encoding type II secretion system F family protein: MISLLFVFGLSLAFGFYFLAAGVLRLPSMGAARAIAERGSRKQKAAEFLEDGMDQLSVLLASHITLDEYRKRRMGNILKAAGMGMTPEVHAASCMVKAGVTAIPILPCLLFLPLVTPVPVFAAVAVYFRESRRPEERLKEKRDRVEQELPRFVATIEQDLKSSRDVLSILENFKKNTSDTLRAELDILTADMRSGSYEAALTRFEARMNSPMLSDVVRGLIGVLRGDDSAAYFQLLSHDFKQLEMQRLKKEAQKIPPKIRIFSFLMLLCFLMTYLAIIGYEIIKSLGNMF, translated from the coding sequence ATGATTTCATTACTGTTTGTATTTGGACTATCTCTTGCATTCGGCTTTTATTTCCTGGCTGCGGGAGTGTTAAGACTGCCAAGCATGGGAGCAGCCAGGGCGATTGCGGAACGTGGGAGCAGGAAACAGAAAGCTGCTGAATTCCTGGAGGACGGGATGGACCAGTTGTCGGTCCTTTTGGCAAGCCATATCACTTTGGATGAGTACAGAAAGCGGAGGATGGGCAATATCCTGAAAGCCGCCGGGATGGGGATGACCCCGGAGGTCCATGCTGCCTCCTGTATGGTCAAGGCAGGTGTGACAGCAATCCCCATTCTGCCGTGTTTACTGTTCCTGCCTCTTGTGACACCAGTACCTGTTTTTGCAGCGGTGGCTGTTTATTTCAGAGAATCCAGAAGGCCGGAAGAAAGACTGAAGGAAAAACGGGATAGGGTGGAGCAGGAATTGCCACGGTTCGTAGCAACCATTGAACAGGACCTTAAGAGCAGCAGGGATGTCCTGTCCATCCTGGAGAACTTCAAAAAGAATACCAGCGATACTCTCCGGGCAGAGCTTGATATCCTGACAGCAGACATGCGTTCCGGAAGTTATGAGGCAGCGCTGACCCGGTTTGAGGCCCGTATGAATTCTCCTATGCTTTCAGATGTGGTGAGGGGACTTATCGGTGTGTTAAGGGGAGATGACAGCGCAGCCTATTTTCAGCTGTTAAGCCACGATTTCAAGCAGTTGGAGATGCAGCGGCTAAAGAAAGAGGCTCAGAAGATACCACCGAAAATACGTATCTTCTCATTTCTTATGTTATTGTGTTTTCTCATGACATATCTGGCTATCATTGGGTACGAAATCATTAAGTCACTGGGAAACATGTTTTAA
- a CDS encoding DUF4320 family protein, protein MNIIRNENGEGYIDVCVLVLCVFLMLGLAVNVLPVYVAKNQLDTFAQELCREAEMAGRIGPETSRRETVLREKTGLTPEVEWSEGGPFQLNEEVEVTLTMRMDIGLFGGFGTYPVTLHAKAQGKGEVYWK, encoded by the coding sequence GTGAATATCATCCGAAATGAGAACGGGGAGGGATATATTGATGTGTGTGTCCTGGTGCTGTGCGTATTCCTGATGCTGGGACTGGCCGTTAACGTGCTTCCTGTATATGTTGCAAAGAACCAACTCGACACGTTTGCACAGGAACTGTGCAGGGAAGCAGAAATGGCGGGCCGGATTGGTCCGGAGACAAGCAGAAGAGAGACCGTCCTTCGGGAAAAGACAGGACTCACGCCAGAGGTGGAATGGTCGGAGGGTGGACCGTTCCAGTTAAATGAGGAGGTGGAGGTGACCCTGACCATGCGGATGGATATTGGCCTGTTTGGCGGCTTTGGTACCTATCCTGTCACTCTCCATGCCAAAGCACAGGGAAAGGGGGAAGTATACTGGAAATAG
- a CDS encoding DUF6550 family protein, translating into MKLDDKQKKWMIIGSAVIVCMILVLLIAGQFKSEPAAVQETTQADQTTVAEPMIESSEEVRETVKVETKAETTAAPAKDQTDETVQQIQPEVTKPAKPKDEDRHDPTKKPNGETVTPTNPAVVEPQPTPETEPPVVTEPQPVEQPTEPPTEAPTEATESAPQEGMIYVPGFGWVTPSSSIGIDVDSDGDINKQVGIMD; encoded by the coding sequence ATGAAATTGGATGACAAGCAGAAGAAATGGATGATAATTGGGAGCGCTGTGATTGTGTGCATGATTTTGGTGCTCCTGATTGCGGGCCAGTTTAAAAGTGAGCCGGCGGCTGTTCAGGAAACCACGCAGGCAGACCAGACTACTGTTGCTGAACCTATGATAGAGAGCAGTGAAGAAGTTCGGGAAACGGTCAAGGTGGAGACGAAAGCAGAGACAACGGCAGCGCCTGCGAAAGACCAAACCGATGAAACAGTCCAACAAATACAGCCAGAGGTGACGAAGCCTGCAAAGCCAAAGGATGAGGACAGACATGACCCAACGAAGAAACCAAATGGAGAGACTGTGACACCAACCAATCCAGCTGTTGTAGAACCGCAACCAACCCCGGAAACAGAACCGCCGGTGGTTACGGAGCCGCAGCCGGTAGAACAACCAACAGAGCCGCCAACCGAAGCTCCGACCGAAGCAACGGAATCTGCGCCTCAGGAAGGAATGATATATGTACCTGGATTTGGTTGGGTAACGCCTTCCAGTTCTATAGGTATAGATGTAGATTCGGATGGTGATATAAATAAGCAGGTTGGTATAATGGATTGA
- a CDS encoding DUF3852 domain-containing protein — protein sequence MKWKKRFGTVVMTSWLLSFLFCMISYADGNVSGAIEETWKTALIQIRAVVDHVVFPAIDLVLAVFFFGKLGTAYFDFRKHGQFEWSGPAILFACLVFTLTAPTYIWQILGM from the coding sequence ATGAAATGGAAGAAGCGTTTTGGGACAGTAGTGATGACCTCATGGCTGCTGTCTTTTCTGTTCTGCATGATATCTTATGCGGATGGGAATGTATCCGGGGCGATAGAGGAGACCTGGAAAACTGCACTGATACAGATTCGGGCAGTCGTTGACCATGTCGTGTTCCCTGCAATCGACCTGGTATTAGCTGTATTCTTTTTTGGAAAACTGGGAACTGCGTACTTTGATTTCCGAAAACATGGCCAATTTGAATGGAGCGGGCCAGCGATACTGTTCGCATGTCTGGTATTTACTCTGACAGCGCCCACTTATATATGGCAGATTTTGGGGATGTAA
- a CDS encoding conjugal transfer protein TrbL family protein, with protein sequence MFIWDFVVDTVFEDIIEWFYGQLIGFLSSFFGMMGNMGAEIFDLVWVQGIVHFFVYLAWALYVTGLVVAVFECAIEYQTGRGSVKDTALNAIKGFMAVGLFSSVPVELYRLAITLQVQVSAAISGQGVGVTELAAGIMDNLSSAGSLKEADLSFLYGGLDPAGNGIFTIFLIIMMGYAIIKVFFANLKRGGILLTQITVGSLYMFSVPRGYVDGFMNWCKQVIGLCLTAFLQATLLTAGLLVIREHALLGLGIMLASGEIPRIAGQFGMDTSTRANLMGSVYAAQSAINLTRTVVMLIPK encoded by the coding sequence TTGTTCATTTGGGATTTTGTCGTAGATACGGTATTTGAGGATATCATTGAATGGTTTTATGGACAGCTGATAGGCTTTCTGAGTTCGTTTTTTGGTATGATGGGAAACATGGGCGCAGAGATATTTGATCTGGTATGGGTTCAGGGGATTGTCCATTTTTTTGTCTATCTTGCCTGGGCGTTATATGTGACCGGGCTGGTGGTGGCGGTATTTGAATGTGCCATTGAATATCAGACCGGACGGGGAAGTGTGAAGGATACAGCTCTCAATGCAATCAAAGGCTTTATGGCAGTAGGATTATTTTCCAGTGTGCCGGTGGAGTTGTACCGGCTGGCTATCACACTTCAGGTACAGGTAAGTGCTGCCATATCAGGACAGGGTGTTGGAGTCACGGAACTTGCCGCAGGCATCATGGATAACCTGTCATCCGCAGGTTCATTGAAGGAGGCAGACCTGTCCTTCTTATATGGTGGATTGGACCCGGCGGGAAACGGAATCTTTACCATCTTCCTTATCATCATGATGGGGTATGCAATCATTAAGGTGTTCTTTGCCAACCTTAAACGAGGGGGAATCCTGCTCACTCAGATTACGGTAGGGAGTTTATATATGTTTTCCGTTCCCAGGGGATATGTGGATGGTTTCATGAACTGGTGCAAACAGGTGATTGGTCTGTGTCTCACAGCCTTCCTGCAGGCAACCCTTCTGACAGCAGGGCTTTTGGTCATCCGAGAGCATGCCTTATTGGGGCTTGGAATTATGCTGGCCAGTGGTGAGATACCAAGGATAGCGGGGCAGTTCGGCATGGATACAAGTACAAGGGCCAATCTGATGGGCTCCGTCTATGCTGCCCAGAGTGCAATTAATCTTACAAGAACGGTGGTGATGCTGATACCAAAATGA
- a CDS encoding DUF4406 domain-containing protein, with protein sequence MMTGLVYIASPYAGDVEANLTFAGQAGRYCMMQGGIPVIPHMMYPAFLDDTDPAQRGLGIEMGLRLMEVCDCVWICGEHISAGMKQELAFAKGIGKEVRFVGRNEITASVNERQEMLIRMEIG encoded by the coding sequence ATGATGACAGGACTGGTGTATATAGCAAGCCCTTATGCGGGGGATGTTGAGGCTAACCTTACCTTTGCAGGGCAGGCAGGCCGATATTGTATGATGCAGGGCGGCATACCTGTGATTCCACATATGATGTATCCTGCGTTCCTGGACGATACAGATCCGGCACAACGTGGACTGGGAATAGAAATGGGATTAAGGCTGATGGAAGTCTGCGACTGTGTATGGATATGTGGGGAGCATATATCCGCAGGAATGAAGCAGGAACTGGCCTTTGCCAAGGGGATTGGGAAGGAGGTGAGGTTCGTGGGACGGAATGAAATTACTGCATCGGTAAATGAAAGGCAGGAAATGTTGATAAGAATGGAGATAGGATGA